The Thiosulfativibrio zosterae genome has a window encoding:
- a CDS encoding DnaJ domain-containing protein, which produces MFNQNYDATIDYFSVLGVHYNACEKTVKLAYRKMARRYHPDVSKIHNATQKFQEIAEAYEILTKHRERYCADFARSNRRHYSQQTRTQSSDNSQSGFADNTSKQSHTSHTQDSSRQQSSGYGSYRRQQPIRGKDRVITYPLTLRYAIRLLKIGYFYIPGLKVKMKFTREAFSDKTFRLRGKGYTGLFGGEPGDFLVKFSIKLESLRWELKGSDLYGSVTIPKTLLVAGNSLEIDTPSGPMMLQIPYNYSSEEYIKIQNMGLPADSHYQAGHLYTKLIAA; this is translated from the coding sequence ATGTTTAATCAAAATTACGATGCGACTATAGATTATTTTTCGGTACTGGGCGTGCATTACAACGCTTGCGAAAAAACCGTCAAATTGGCTTATCGTAAGATGGCAAGACGCTATCATCCTGATGTTTCTAAAATTCACAATGCCACGCAAAAGTTTCAAGAAATTGCTGAGGCCTATGAGATTTTAACCAAGCATCGTGAGCGTTATTGTGCCGACTTTGCCAGAAGCAATCGCCGCCATTATTCACAACAAACGCGCACCCAGTCTTCGGATAACAGCCAAAGTGGTTTTGCGGATAATACATCTAAACAATCGCACACTTCTCACACTCAAGACTCCAGTCGTCAACAATCCAGTGGCTATGGCAGTTACCGTCGTCAGCAGCCCATTCGTGGTAAAGATAGGGTGATTACTTACCCTTTAACTTTGCGTTATGCCATTAGACTCTTAAAGATTGGTTACTTTTATATTCCTGGGCTGAAAGTCAAAATGAAATTTACCCGTGAGGCTTTCAGCGATAAAACTTTTCGTCTGAGAGGCAAGGGGTATACCGGTTTATTTGGCGGCGAACCAGGGGATTTTTTGGTGAAGTTTTCGATTAAATTAGAGTCTTTGCGCTGGGAATTAAAAGGCTCTGACTTATATGGTTCTGTCACCATTCCTAAAACCCTGTTGGTTGCCGGCAATTCTCTTGAGATAGATACGCCGTCTGGCCCAATGATGTTGCAAATCCCTTATAATTATTCTTCAGAAGAATACATTAAAATTCAAAATATGGGGTTGCCCGCTGATAGTCACTATCAAGCAGGGCATCTTTATACCAAGTTGATAGCCGCTTAG
- a CDS encoding LysE family translocator, with the protein MDIEHFSIFFITTFLLVLVPGPSALTAAAQGASLQSSKAFIGVLGIASADLIFFGLSATGISALIVASSTLFSVIKWLGVAFLIYLGLSVLLSKASAIQFENKKIDARTGKLFRQGLVIQLANPKALMYFSALLPQFINPNEPLLMQLAVMALTLFLADCLVYSLYGYLGFHMARQKLKAWLIRLINRAAGLTLLFTGIKMAMLENHGS; encoded by the coding sequence TTGGATATTGAGCATTTCTCGATTTTTTTCATCACCACTTTTTTGTTAGTGCTTGTGCCAGGGCCTTCTGCCTTAACGGCAGCGGCGCAGGGTGCCAGCTTGCAGTCGTCTAAAGCCTTTATTGGGGTTTTGGGGATTGCCTCTGCCGATTTAATATTTTTTGGGTTGTCGGCCACCGGTATTTCAGCGCTCATCGTGGCTTCAAGTACGCTGTTTTCAGTGATTAAATGGTTGGGCGTTGCCTTTTTGATTTATTTGGGATTGAGCGTTTTATTGAGTAAAGCGTCTGCCATACAGTTTGAAAACAAAAAAATCGATGCTCGAACGGGTAAACTATTTAGACAAGGGCTGGTGATTCAGTTGGCGAATCCGAAAGCCTTGATGTATTTTTCAGCGCTTTTGCCGCAATTCATTAACCCAAACGAACCCTTATTGATGCAATTGGCTGTGATGGCGTTAACCTTGTTTTTGGCAGATTGTTTGGTGTATAGCTTGTATGGCTATTTAGGATTTCATATGGCGCGCCAAAAGCTCAAAGCCTGGCTGATTCGTTTGATCAATCGTGCAGCGGGGTTAACTTTACTCTTCACCGGAATCAAAATGGCCATGCTGGAAAATCATGGATCTTAA
- a CDS encoding rRNA large subunit pseudouridine synthase E has protein sequence MSQILLFNKPFNVLCQFTDEPEFKGQRETLADYIQLPNFYAAGRLDRDSEGLLLLTDDGKLQHKIADPQHKQPKTYLVQVEGELNAQAVGQLQKGVTLKDGLTRPAKARKVNEPKWIWERNPPIRQRQSIPTSWLELTITEGKNRQVRRMTAAVGFPTLRLIRIQIGEFKLGNLQPGESVLQTI, from the coding sequence ATGTCTCAAATACTCCTATTTAATAAACCTTTTAATGTGTTATGCCAATTTACGGATGAACCCGAGTTTAAAGGGCAAAGAGAAACCCTGGCCGATTATATTCAGTTGCCCAATTTTTATGCCGCAGGCCGTCTTGACCGAGATTCTGAAGGTTTACTCTTGCTAACGGACGATGGCAAATTGCAGCATAAAATTGCCGACCCGCAGCACAAGCAACCCAAAACCTATCTGGTGCAAGTCGAAGGTGAACTCAATGCTCAAGCCGTTGGGCAATTGCAAAAAGGCGTCACCCTTAAAGATGGCCTAACGCGCCCTGCCAAAGCCCGCAAGGTTAACGAACCCAAATGGATTTGGGAGAGAAACCCGCCAATTCGCCAACGCCAATCTATTCCAACCAGCTGGCTCGAATTGACCATTACTGAAGGCAAAAACCGCCAAGTAAGGCGTATGACCGCGGCGGTTGGCTTTCCCACTTTACGCCTCATTCGCATTCAAATCGGTGAATTCAAATTGGGTAATTTGCAACCTGGCGAGTCAGTATTGCAAACGATTTAA
- the mnmA gene encoding tRNA 2-thiouridine(34) synthase MnmA has protein sequence MSQENAQTKVIVGLSGGVDSSVAALLLKQQGYQVEGLFMKNWEGDDTEDYCPAAEDLKDVLAICEKLDIPLHIENFSKDYWDRVFAHFLTEYGAGRTPNPDILCNKEVKFKAFLDHALDLGADYIATGHYTRVSQDDQGHFHLLKGLDNNKDQSYFLYTLQQNQLKHSLFPVGELEKPYVRQLAEEADLITHNKKDSTGICFIGERKFKDFLQQFLPAQPGDIVTTEGKVIGKHDGLMYHTLGQRKGLGIGGGHGVEDIPWYSADKNLATNQLVAVQGSDHPLLNHAILTANTCDWVSGKCPTLNSPLKAKVRYRQPEQPCEIVADELGQITVVFQEPQTAITPGQSVVFYQGDDCLGGAIITGRYHQLNEIKASTSL, from the coding sequence ATGTCACAAGAAAATGCACAAACCAAAGTCATCGTCGGTCTGTCTGGCGGGGTGGATTCCTCAGTGGCGGCTTTGTTGTTAAAACAACAAGGCTACCAAGTGGAAGGCCTGTTTATGAAAAATTGGGAAGGTGACGATACCGAAGACTATTGCCCGGCTGCCGAAGACTTAAAAGATGTACTGGCCATTTGTGAAAAGCTTGATATTCCCTTGCATATTGAAAACTTCTCAAAAGATTATTGGGACAGAGTATTTGCACATTTTTTAACTGAATATGGCGCAGGCCGTACGCCCAACCCTGATATTTTGTGTAACAAAGAAGTGAAATTTAAAGCCTTTTTAGACCACGCCTTAGACTTGGGCGCTGACTATATTGCCACCGGGCATTACACGCGAGTGAGTCAAGACGACCAAGGGCATTTTCATTTATTAAAAGGCTTAGACAATAATAAAGATCAAAGTTACTTTTTATATACCTTGCAACAAAACCAGTTAAAGCATTCCTTGTTTCCGGTGGGCGAGCTCGAAAAACCCTATGTGCGCCAACTTGCCGAAGAAGCGGATTTGATTACCCACAACAAAAAAGACAGCACGGGTATTTGTTTTATTGGGGAACGGAAATTCAAAGATTTTTTACAACAATTTTTACCCGCACAACCCGGCGATATTGTCACCACTGAAGGTAAAGTCATCGGTAAGCACGATGGATTGATGTATCACACGCTAGGGCAACGCAAAGGCTTGGGTATAGGCGGAGGGCATGGCGTAGAAGATATTCCATGGTATTCGGCAGACAAAAATCTTGCTACCAATCAATTGGTTGCCGTGCAGGGCTCGGATCACCCCCTACTCAACCATGCCATTTTAACTGCCAATACTTGCGACTGGGTTTCGGGGAAATGTCCGACGCTTAATTCGCCACTTAAAGCTAAGGTACGCTACCGTCAGCCAGAACAACCTTGTGAAATTGTGGCTGATGAGCTGGGACAAATCACTGTCGTTTTTCAAGAACCGCAAACCGCGATTACCCCCGGACAATCCGTGGTGTTTTATCAAGGTGACGACTGTTTAGGCGGCGCAATTATTACGGGTCGCTATCACCAATTGAATGAAATAAAGGCTTCTACCAGTTTATGA
- a CDS encoding NADP-dependent isocitrate dehydrogenase produces MTAKSKIIYTLTDEAPALATYSLLPIVNAFTKAADVVVETRDISVAARIIANFSDRLPAEQQLPDTLKELGILATQPDANIIKLPNISASVPQLVAAIAELQAHGIAVPDYPANPTNAEEEAIKATYAKVLGSAVNPVLREGNSDRRAPLSVKNYAKKNPHSMGAWSADSLTSVAHMSEGDFYGSEKSLTVPEATEFKIEFEAADGTKKVLKDFAPLQAGEVIDAAVMSQKALQAFYAKAISEAAEKGILFSLHLKATMMKVSDPILFGQAVSVYFKDVFAKHAEVLAALKVNVNNGLGDILSKIQSLPEGHRSEIEADIHATIAAQAQIAMVDSDKGITNLHVPSDVIVDASMPAMIRSSGKMWNAEGKLQDTLAVIPDRCYAGVYQETINFCKHNGAFDPTTMGSVPNVGLMAQAAEEYGSHNKTFQMTGAGKVRALNAKGEVLLEQTVEEGDIFRMCQVKDAPIQDWVKLAVNRARASKTPAVFWLDTKRAHDHELIVKVNQYLLDHDLTGLEIHIMSPEEATRFTLRHIKHGQDVISVTGNVLRDYLTDLFPILELGTSAKMLSIVPLMNGGGLFETGAGGSAPKHVQQLLSENYLRWDSLGEFLALAVSLEHLANTFGNAKAQVLADTLDAATGLFLENDKSPSRKVGGIDNRGSHFYLAMYWAQALADQDKDADLKARFTPVAKAMADTEAKIVAEMINEQGKSVDIGGYYQPNPELTAKVMRPSATLNAIIDSI; encoded by the coding sequence ATGACAGCAAAATCCAAAATTATCTATACCTTAACTGACGAAGCACCTGCTTTAGCCACTTATTCCTTGTTACCGATAGTCAATGCCTTTACCAAAGCTGCTGATGTGGTGGTAGAAACGCGTGATATTTCTGTGGCCGCGCGCATTATTGCCAATTTTTCAGATCGTTTGCCTGCAGAACAACAATTGCCAGATACCCTTAAAGAACTCGGCATTTTAGCCACGCAGCCGGATGCCAATATTATTAAATTGCCCAATATTAGTGCTTCAGTTCCACAGTTAGTGGCCGCCATTGCCGAGTTACAAGCGCATGGCATTGCTGTGCCAGATTATCCAGCCAACCCAACCAATGCTGAAGAAGAAGCCATTAAAGCCACCTATGCAAAAGTATTGGGCAGTGCCGTAAACCCTGTGTTGCGTGAAGGTAATTCCGATCGTCGTGCGCCCTTGTCTGTAAAAAATTATGCCAAGAAAAATCCACATTCCATGGGCGCTTGGAGCGCGGATTCTTTAACTTCTGTGGCTCATATGAGTGAGGGCGATTTTTATGGTTCAGAGAAATCTTTAACCGTGCCAGAAGCCACAGAGTTTAAGATTGAGTTTGAAGCCGCAGATGGCACTAAAAAAGTTTTAAAAGATTTTGCGCCCTTACAAGCGGGTGAAGTGATTGATGCGGCGGTCATGTCGCAAAAAGCGCTACAAGCCTTTTATGCCAAAGCCATCAGTGAAGCAGCAGAGAAAGGCATTTTGTTCTCTCTACATTTAAAAGCCACCATGATGAAAGTGTCTGACCCAATTTTATTTGGTCAAGCGGTCAGTGTTTATTTTAAAGATGTATTTGCCAAACATGCAGAAGTGTTGGCAGCGCTTAAAGTCAATGTAAACAATGGATTGGGTGATATTTTAAGTAAGATTCAAAGTTTGCCAGAAGGGCATCGTTCCGAAATAGAAGCCGATATTCATGCCACGATTGCGGCACAAGCGCAAATTGCTATGGTGGATTCCGACAAAGGGATTACCAATTTACATGTGCCAAGTGATGTGATTGTAGATGCCTCTATGCCGGCAATGATTCGCAGCTCTGGCAAAATGTGGAATGCTGAAGGCAAACTACAAGATACGCTGGCGGTGATTCCTGATCGTTGTTATGCCGGTGTTTATCAGGAAACCATTAACTTCTGTAAGCATAACGGTGCTTTTGACCCAACCACCATGGGTAGCGTGCCCAATGTGGGCTTAATGGCGCAAGCGGCTGAAGAATATGGTTCACACAATAAAACTTTCCAAATGACTGGCGCAGGAAAAGTGCGTGCGTTAAATGCTAAGGGCGAAGTTTTATTGGAGCAAACGGTTGAAGAAGGCGATATTTTTCGTATGTGTCAGGTCAAAGATGCACCGATTCAAGACTGGGTAAAATTGGCAGTGAATCGCGCCAGAGCCTCTAAAACGCCTGCGGTTTTTTGGTTAGACACCAAGCGTGCGCATGACCACGAGTTGATTGTTAAGGTGAATCAATATCTATTAGACCATGACCTAACGGGTTTAGAAATTCACATTATGTCGCCAGAAGAAGCCACGCGTTTTACCTTGCGCCACATCAAGCATGGTCAAGATGTTATTTCGGTGACAGGTAATGTATTGCGTGACTATTTGACCGATTTATTCCCAATCCTAGAGTTGGGTACTTCGGCTAAAATGTTGTCGATTGTGCCTTTAATGAATGGCGGCGGCTTGTTTGAAACGGGCGCGGGCGGTTCTGCGCCTAAGCATGTGCAACAGTTATTATCTGAAAACTATTTGCGTTGGGATTCCTTGGGTGAGTTTTTAGCCTTGGCAGTGTCTTTGGAACATTTGGCCAATACCTTTGGCAATGCCAAAGCACAAGTTTTGGCAGACACCTTGGATGCTGCGACAGGATTATTCCTAGAAAACGACAAGTCGCCTTCGCGTAAAGTCGGCGGCATTGATAACCGTGGCAGTCATTTCTATTTGGCGATGTATTGGGCACAAGCTTTGGCAGATCAAGATAAGGATGCTGATTTGAAAGCGCGTTTTACGCCTGTTGCCAAAGCGATGGCCGACACCGAAGCTAAAATTGTTGCCGAGATGATTAACGAGCAAGGCAAGTCAGTGGATATTGGCGGTTATTACCAACCGAATCCTGAATTGACCGCCAAGGTAATGCGCCCCAGTGCAACCTTAAACGCGATTATTGATTCGATTTAA
- the clpS gene encoding ATP-dependent Clp protease adapter ClpS, with amino-acid sequence MNSRMSMHEDDGHVILEVAKAKVKPPKRYQVVLLNDDFTPMEFVVDVLMRFFGMDEAKASAVMLAVHHQGKGVCGVYSREVAEMKVQQVNQYARQNKHPLQCQMEVV; translated from the coding sequence ATGAATAGTCGTATGTCGATGCATGAAGATGATGGTCATGTTATTTTAGAAGTCGCTAAAGCAAAAGTAAAACCGCCCAAACGCTATCAAGTGGTCTTACTGAATGATGACTTTACCCCCATGGAGTTTGTGGTGGATGTTTTGATGCGCTTTTTTGGGATGGATGAGGCTAAGGCCAGTGCGGTGATGTTAGCCGTTCATCATCAAGGTAAAGGGGTTTGTGGTGTTTACAGTCGCGAGGTTGCAGAAATGAAAGTCCAGCAAGTCAATCAATATGCTCGTCAAAATAAGCACCCATTACAATGTCAAATGGAGGTGGTGTAA
- a CDS encoding phospholipase A: MILNAFKVGLFTGLVLCSQLALAEGAPQYDTDCVQKALLDSATTLEEIRKQCVLKEAKNIEISAFEKRLQQERLNRNNQFSIQSYLPNYVLFGSYNFSGTNQKPFKEVYEGEEFFDPVEVKFQISLKVPISENFLGWGDHWFVGYTNRSFWQAYNHTISAPFRETNHAPEAWISFDNDWRLLGWQNRLVDLGVVHQSNGQTGALSRSWNRAYLRFIFEQENSAFGFMPWIRLPETDPTDDNPDILKYMGYGEFYYLTKYDEQNFRVIVRNNFDANDNKGSFELSYTYPIHRNLNGYVQWFYGYGESLIDYNYKNNTLSLGVQLGNLF, translated from the coding sequence ATGATATTAAATGCATTTAAGGTTGGACTCTTCACAGGGTTAGTGCTGTGCAGTCAACTGGCTTTGGCAGAAGGTGCACCGCAATACGACACTGATTGTGTCCAAAAAGCCTTGTTGGACAGCGCAACTACGCTCGAAGAGATTCGCAAACAATGCGTCTTAAAAGAAGCGAAAAACATCGAGATTTCCGCTTTTGAAAAGCGCTTGCAGCAGGAGCGTTTGAATCGCAATAATCAATTTTCAATTCAGTCTTACCTGCCCAATTATGTGTTGTTTGGGTCTTATAACTTTTCAGGCACCAATCAAAAACCGTTTAAAGAGGTTTATGAGGGTGAAGAGTTTTTTGACCCAGTTGAGGTGAAGTTTCAAATCAGTTTAAAAGTACCGATTTCAGAAAACTTTTTAGGCTGGGGTGACCATTGGTTTGTTGGCTACACCAATCGTTCATTTTGGCAGGCCTATAATCACACGATTTCTGCACCGTTTCGAGAAACCAATCATGCGCCTGAGGCTTGGATCAGTTTTGACAATGATTGGCGTCTACTCGGCTGGCAAAATCGTTTAGTAGATTTGGGCGTGGTGCATCAGTCTAATGGGCAAACTGGTGCATTATCTCGGTCTTGGAATCGCGCTTATCTTAGGTTTATATTTGAACAGGAGAATTCTGCGTTTGGGTTTATGCCCTGGATTAGACTGCCAGAAACCGATCCAACAGATGACAATCCCGATATTTTGAAATACATGGGTTATGGCGAGTTTTATTATCTTACCAAATACGATGAGCAAAATTTTAGGGTGATAGTGCGCAATAATTTTGACGCGAATGATAATAAAGGCTCGTTTGAGTTGAGTTACACCTATCCCATTCATCGTAATTTGAATGGTTATGTGCAATGGTTTTATGGCTATGGCGAAAGCCTGATTGATTATAACTACAAAAATAACACCCTGAGTTTAGGTGTGCAGTTGGGTAATCTGTTTTAA
- a CDS encoding PhnA domain-containing protein has translation MSIEQALLERSGHKCELCGATDDLSVFEVSPSDGSEEQSICICSTCKSQIEAPETVDANHWRCLNDSMWSTVPAVQVMAYRMLNNLRAEGWPQDLLDMMYLNDETKAWADAGLAGAVEDDREPTLDSNGARLVEGDNVTLIKDLDVKGANFTAKRGTAVRGIRLTDNPLHVEGKVNGTVIVLVAAYLKKA, from the coding sequence ATGAGTATAGAGCAAGCCTTATTAGAAAGAAGTGGCCATAAATGTGAATTATGCGGTGCAACGGATGATTTAAGTGTTTTTGAAGTCAGCCCATCCGATGGTTCTGAAGAGCAGTCTATTTGTATTTGCAGCACCTGCAAATCACAAATCGAAGCCCCAGAAACCGTTGATGCCAATCACTGGCGTTGTTTAAATGACAGCATGTGGAGCACGGTACCTGCCGTTCAGGTGATGGCATATCGTATGTTGAATAACCTGCGCGCCGAAGGATGGCCGCAAGATTTATTGGACATGATGTATCTCAATGATGAAACCAAAGCTTGGGCAGATGCTGGATTGGCCGGTGCGGTTGAAGATGACCGTGAACCCACCCTAGATAGCAATGGCGCTCGCTTAGTTGAAGGTGACAATGTCACCTTAATTAAAGACTTGGATGTTAAAGGGGCCAACTTCACAGCTAAACGCGGTACCGCGGTGCGTGGTATTCGTTTAACTGACAACCCTCTGCATGTAGAAGGTAAAGTCAATGGCACGGTCATCGTTTTGGTTGCCGCCTACTTGAAAAAAGCCTAA
- a CDS encoding cupin domain-containing protein: MTIHIQHQPSQDQLQTLGVFNWPIWEKESSAFDWFYDAEETCYLLEGQVVVSYGKGEAVSFGAGDLVTFPKGLTCRWDIQKAVKKHYQFA; encoded by the coding sequence ATGACCATTCACATTCAACACCAACCCTCGCAAGACCAATTACAAACACTGGGCGTATTCAATTGGCCTATTTGGGAAAAAGAGAGTTCTGCTTTTGATTGGTTTTATGACGCTGAAGAGACTTGTTACCTATTAGAAGGCCAAGTGGTCGTTTCTTATGGTAAGGGAGAAGCGGTTAGCTTTGGGGCGGGGGATTTGGTCACTTTCCCCAAAGGACTGACTTGCCGCTGGGATATTCAAAAGGCTGTCAAAAAACACTATCAATTTGCTTAA
- a CDS encoding CvfB family protein, whose product MAQVGRINKLKIVKAVEFGVYLDGGNLGEILLPKRYMPDNAEIGQSLEVFIYLDSQDRLVATTDQPLASIGEVAFLKVTQVNKTGAFLDWGMPKDLLAPYTEQRVPMEEGRSYCVYIYEDNTGRMAASSKLSLHLSEEGRNFKRGQEVALLVASRSDLGYSAVVNGTYLGLIHNSEILQPLRMGQKLKGYIKEVRPDGKLNLSINKQGHAAVDDLSSKILAHLAENNGVSNLTDKSTPEAIFAVYRDSKANYKRSIGRLLKLKKIAIEPSQIRLLE is encoded by the coding sequence ATGGCACAAGTCGGCAGAATCAATAAACTCAAGATTGTAAAAGCAGTAGAGTTTGGCGTTTATTTAGATGGCGGCAATTTAGGCGAAATTTTATTGCCCAAACGGTATATGCCGGACAATGCTGAAATTGGGCAATCCCTTGAAGTGTTTATTTATCTAGACTCGCAAGATCGTTTGGTGGCAACGACAGATCAGCCCTTAGCTTCGATTGGTGAAGTGGCCTTTTTAAAGGTGACGCAAGTCAATAAAACCGGTGCGTTTTTGGATTGGGGTATGCCTAAGGATTTGCTCGCACCTTACACAGAACAGCGTGTGCCCATGGAAGAAGGGCGTTCTTATTGTGTTTATATTTATGAAGACAATACCGGACGCATGGCCGCATCCAGCAAATTGAGTTTGCACTTAAGTGAAGAGGGTCGCAATTTTAAGCGTGGGCAAGAAGTGGCTTTGCTGGTCGCCAGTCGCAGTGATTTAGGTTACAGCGCCGTGGTGAATGGCACGTACTTGGGGTTGATTCATAACTCAGAAATTTTGCAGCCTTTAAGAATGGGACAAAAACTCAAGGGTTATATCAAAGAAGTGCGTCCGGATGGCAAGTTGAATTTATCCATCAATAAGCAAGGCCATGCGGCAGTAGATGATTTGTCGAGCAAAATTTTGGCGCATTTGGCGGAAAATAATGGGGTTTCTAACCTCACCGATAAAAGTACGCCTGAGGCCATTTTTGCTGTTTATCGTGACAGTAAAGCCAATTATAAACGCTCAATTGGGCGCTTATTAAAACTGAAAAAAATTGCCATAGAACCATCACAAATTCGACTACTTGAATGA
- the hflD gene encoding high frequency lysogenization protein HflD, whose protein sequence is MNYTEQDRAIALIGIYQAAQQVFDLATTGKTDEKAYHASLESLFIQNPADTLAVFGGDVDNIQWGVNTLLAQMSSDIAVSNRNIEITKYVLSLMILEKNIQQADGVFNQISKVIDSAQAQRAHFGEFHENVIATLARAYSENVSTINPRIMVNGQHGHLQNPRIANKIRALLLAGIRAVVLWRQVGGTRWGLIWNRKKYLRAAQALYRAPQADDHSEPTSLFKKD, encoded by the coding sequence ATGAATTACACAGAACAAGATCGTGCCATTGCCCTTATCGGTATTTACCAGGCAGCCCAACAGGTTTTCGACCTAGCTACCACCGGTAAAACCGATGAAAAAGCCTATCATGCCTCTTTAGAATCGTTGTTTATACAAAACCCCGCGGATACCTTAGCCGTTTTTGGCGGTGATGTAGACAATATCCAATGGGGTGTGAATACCTTGTTGGCACAAATGAGTTCAGACATAGCCGTGTCTAACCGCAATATTGAAATTACCAAATATGTATTAAGTTTGATGATTCTGGAAAAAAACATCCAGCAGGCTGATGGCGTTTTTAACCAAATTTCAAAAGTGATTGACTCCGCACAGGCACAGCGCGCCCACTTTGGTGAGTTTCATGAAAATGTGATTGCCACCCTTGCCAGAGCTTACTCTGAAAATGTCAGCACTATTAATCCGCGCATTATGGTGAATGGTCAACATGGCCATTTACAAAACCCAAGAATTGCCAATAAAATTAGAGCCTTATTATTGGCAGGCATTCGTGCAGTGGTTTTGTGGCGACAAGTGGGCGGAACCCGCTGGGGATTGATTTGGAATCGTAAGAAATATCTCAGAGCCGCACAAGCATTGTATCGTGCACCCCAAGCAGACGATCATTCAGAGCCAACCAGTCTATTCAAAAAAGATTAA